The genomic window GCGGTGAAGGCGGCGCGCACGGAGATCCGGTGCTCGGGCGTGCGGTGGAAGGCGGCAGCGCGGACCGTGCCCCAGGGATCGAGCGGGGTGACCGGACTGTCCGATCCGAAGGCCAGCGGGACCCCGGCGCGCAGGAGTGCGGCGTACGGATTGAGAGTGCGGGCGCGTTCGATTCCGAGGCGCTCGGCGTACATGCCGGTGTCGCCGCCCCAGGCCGCGTCGAACGCGGGCTGCACGGAGGCGGTGAGGCCGAGCTCGGCGAACGCGGCGACGGTCTCCGGGGTGAGCACCTCGGCGTGCTCGACACGGTGCCGGGCGGCGCGCACCCGGGCGAGACCGAGGGCGGCGGCGGCCGCCCGCACGCCCTCGACGACGTTGCTGATCGCACGGTCGCCGATCGCGTGGAAGCCCGCCTGGATCCCGGCCTCCGTGCAGGCCGTGACATGGGCGGCGACGGCGGCCGCGTCGAGGTGGGCGACGCCGGAGTGCGCCGCGTCGGCGTACGGCTCGTGGAGGCAGGCCGTGTGCGAGCCGAGCGAGCCGTCGGCGAAGAGGTCGCCGGCCGCGCCGGCGGCGCCGAGGGCGAGCGCCCGCTCCACGTCCGTGTCGGCCCAGTAGCCGACCACGCGGGGCCCTGCTTCGTCGGCGGCGGTCTTCAGGAGGCCGGTGAAGTCGTCCTCGGAGGTGATGTCGGGGCCGGCGCACTCGTGCACGGTGCCGATGCCGAGCGAGGCCGCGCGCCGGAGCGCGGCGCGCTGGGCCCCGGCCCGCTGCTCGGGCGATACGGCGGCGTACGCCGTGGCGCGTACGGCGTGGTGGGCGTCGCCCGTCAGCGGCTGCGCCTCGTGGAAGCCGGTCCTGTCCCGGACGCCCGGCACCAGGTCGAGCAGGGCGGTGGTGACGACGGCCGAGTGGACGTCGATACGGGTCAGATAGAGCGGACGGCCGCCGGTGAGCTCGTCGAGCTCGTCGCGCCGTGGGGGCCGCTGCTCGGGCCAGCGGGAGGCGTCCCAGCCGTGCCCGATCAGGATCCGGTCCCCGGGCCGGGCGGCCGCGTACGCCCTGATGCGCTGGGCCGCCTCGGCGAGCGAGGCGGCGCCGGACAGGTCGAGGCCGGTGAGCGCCAGGCCGGTGGCGGTGGTGTGCACATGCGCGTCCACGAAGGCGGGCGTGACGAGGGCGCCTTCCAGGTCGACGACCTCGTCCACGCCGGAGGCGAAGGCGTCAGCGGCGCCCTCGGAGCCCACCCACGCGATGTGCCCACGCTCGACCACCATCGCGGTGGCGAACGGGTCGGCGGGACTGTGTACGTCACCGCCACGCAGCAGCACGGTGCGGTGTTCGGCCTGGGTCGCGCTCTCACTCATGGGGAACAGCCTAGGGAGTGTCTTCGAAGCAGCGTCATCCGCCCGGAGGGCGGGCCCGGCGGAGTCTGGTGCGTGCGATCGCAAGGCGGAGGAGGGAGTCCATGCGGTGGGGGCACCTCCCGTGCCCGAAGGGCTACGGGGGTGGGGGCACACCCCCCAGGCGCAAGCTCTGGGGGAGCGTGCCAGACGCCGCCGGGCAGACGGGGCTTCGAAGACACGACCTAGATTCGCGGGGGCCGTGCCTCGTACGGGGTCGAGAGGACCACGGTCGTGCGGGTGGACACACCGGCCAGGGAGCGGATCTGGCTGAGCAGTTCCTCCAGCGCCAGCGGCGTGCCGACGCGCACCTTGAGGATGTAGTTCTCGTCCCCGGCGACGCTGTGGCACGCCTCGATCTCGGGCACGCCGGCGAGCCGCTCGGCGATGTCGTCGGGGGCGCTGGGGTCGAAGGGTTTCACCGAGATGAAGGCCGTGAGCGGCAGTCCGACCTCTTCGGGGTCGACGACGGCGGCGTACCCGCGGATGACGCCGCGCTGCTCGAGCCTGCGGACGCGCTGATGCACCGCCGAGGTGGACAGGCCCGTGGCCTTGCCCAGGTCGGTGTAGCTCATGCGCCCGTCCTTGACGAGCAACTCGACGATCTGACGATCCAGCTCCTCCATGCGGATCAACCTATTGCCCCGGGTCGCCTCCGGCACAGTCGGCTGCGTCCTGAACGGCGCCGGGAGGGCATCGGAGGGGCGTCGGGAGGGGTGCGGACCATGCCGGGTCGGGCATCTGCGGCGGGCATGTGACGAAGACCACAGGCTTGGACCCGTGTCCGTCGAGACCTCACGGTTACCCGCGGAGCGCGGCGGGAAGTGCTTGGTGTGGTCGAGGCCGCAAGTGCCTGGTCGGCCCACCCGAGGGGGAGATTCTCCATGCAGAGTGTGAAGCGCACCGGACGCACCGAACCGGAGCCCGTTGAATCCGTCGTGTCCCACGAGGACGACGTGCTCGATGCCTACGACACGTTCGAGATGTACCGGGTGATCTGCCCGGACTGCGCGCAGCCGATCGCGCTGCTCGCCGACGAGGACGCCCTGCCGGAGCACGCACTGTGCCCGACGCCGTGGAACCCGTTCGTACTGTCGGTGTGCGCCGGGACCGGCCGGCCGGCGGCCGACGCCCGCCCCGCCGACGAGTCGCTGGAGGTCCAGGAGCAGGACACCGCCCTGCTGTTGACACTCCCTCAGGGGCTCGACTGGCGGACGCAGCCCTTCTCGCACGTCGGTGGCCCGGGTTCGCGCCCCATCAAGGTGCCCCCGACGCGACGGGCCGCCTGACCCCGCCGCGGGTCCACCGGTCCGAGCGAGATCGTCGCCCGCTCCGCGCGACGGGTACACCACGAACTCGCGCTCGAATTGGCCTGCCGGTGACCCGGGGCGCCCACCGGGCGTTTTGACGGGCATGACCCCGCAGTACCCCACGGGCGGCTCGGGCCGCCGCCGGCTGACGGCGCCCCGTCAGGACGAATCGGTTCCGCGCGCGGCGGACCCGCCCATCTACCGCGATCTGCTGCGCCACTGGGCGAGCGCGGGACGCACCCTGCCGGGCCGCCGCGACCAGGAGTGGAACAGGCTCACGGCGGCACCGGCGTGGACCCAGCGGACCGGCTGGGTCAGCGGGACTCTGGCCCAGCGAGGTGACGGGCGATGACCATGCGCTGGATCTGATTGGTGCCCTCGACGATCTGCAGCACCTTGGCCTCGCGCATCAGCCGTTCGACCGGGAAGTCGGCGGTGTAGCCGTATCCGCCGAGAATCTGCACCGCGTCCGTGGTCACCTGCATCGCCGCGTCCGTGCAGAACAGTTTGGCCATCGCGGCCTGCCGGGAGAACGGCCTGCCCGCGTCCCGGAGCCGGGCGGCGGCCAGGTACAGCGCACGGCCGGCCTCGACCTTGGTCGCCATGTCGGCGAGCATGAAGCGCAGCCCCTGGAAGTCGGCGATGGGGCGGCCGAACTGCTGCCTTCCGGTGGCGTACGCGACCGCCTCGTCGAGGGCCGCCTGGGCGATGCCGACGGCGCAGGCGGCGATACCGAGACGCCCCGAGTCCAGCGCCGACAGCGCGATGGCGAAGCCCTGCCCCTCCTCGCCGATGCGGCGGGCGTCGGGGACGCGGACGCCGTCGAAGTGCAGCTGGGCCGTGGGCGAGCCCTTCATGCCCATCTTCTTCTCGGGCGCGGCGGCGCCGAGCCCTTCGGCGTCGCCCGGCACCAGGTAGGCCGTGACGCCCCGGGCTCCCTCCCCGCCGGAGCGGGCAAGGACCGTGTAGAAGTCGGCGACACCGCCGTGGGTGATCCACGCCTTGGTGCCGGTGATCACCCAGTCGTCGCCGTCGCGCACGGCCTTCGTGCGGAGCGAGGCGGCGTCGGAGCCGGAGGACGGCTCGGAGAGGCAGTACGCGCCGAGCAGGCCGCCCGCGAGCATCGCGGGAAGGTGCTCGGCCTGCTGCTCCTTGGTGCCGTACTGGGCCAGGGCGTGGCAGGCCAGGGAGTGCACGCTGACGCCGAGGCCCACGGTGAGGCGGGCGGCGGCGAGCTCTTCGAGTACCTGGAGGTACACCTCGTACGGCTGGTCGCCTCCGCCGTACGCGGAGTCGTACGGCAGGCCGAGCAGTCCGGAGTCGGAGAGCAGCGAGAAGATCTCGCGCGGGAAGTGGCCCGCGTCCTCCTCCTCGGCCGCGCGGGGGGCGATCTCCCGCTGGACGATCTCCCGGACCAGGGCGATGAGATCCCTGGCCTCCTCGGTGGGCAGCGTGCGGTCCACCGGATGCGGGGCGCGGTCGGGCATTGCGGCGCTCTCCTCCCTGTCGGGCGCTGCGGCGGTCACGCGCGAAGGGTTGGGCGGCGCCGCCGGATGTCACCTGATGCGCCGATGCTGCCCTCCCGGATCACGGAAGTGGCTGACCAGCGGCTGTGGCGGGTTGAGTATGCCCGATCCGGGGGCGTCCGTCACGGGCTGGAATGACTCACTCCGCTTTCGCGCGGCTTCCACTCGGCCGTCCTCGGACTCCACCCCGGCCCCTCGAAAAGCCCCTCGAAATTGGTCCGAACCATTGACCCACTGGTCTAGTCCTCCTACCGTCGCTCTCAAGACATGACCCGTTCATGCCATGTCTGGAACCGAAGCCGAGAGGCAACCGAAGCCGAGAGGCGCAGTACCCCCCACTCGCTCTCCCTCCCCCCACGAGGAGACACGATGCTCGGATCCCCTCCCCCACACAGGCGCTTCCGGGCGCTGATCGCGACGGTCTGTACGGCCGTGCTCGGCGCCGGGCTGCTCGGCGGCGTCGGCACCGCCACCGCCGGGTCGGCCACCCCGGACACGGCCCCCGCCGCAGCGGCCGCGGCCGCACCCAGGGCCGGCTCCAACGTGGTCGGCTACTTCACCAACTGGGGTGTCTACGACCGCAATTACCACGTCAAGAACATCCAGACGTCGGGCTCCGCGGCCAAGCTCACGCACATCAACTACGCGTTCGGGAACGTCACGGGCGGCAGGTGCGTGATCGGTGACGCCTTCGCCGACCACGAGAAGACGTACACCGCCGACCAGTCCGTCGACGGCGTCGCCGACACCTGGGACCAGCCGCTGCGCGGCAGTTTCAACCAGCTGCGCAAGCTGAAGAAGCTCAACCCCCATCTGAAGGTCATCTGGTCCTTCGGCGGCTGGACCTGGTCCGGCGGCTTCACGGAGGCCGCGCGGAACCCGGCGGCGTTCGCCGACTCCTGCCACAGCCTGGTCGAGGACCCGCGCTGGGCGGACGTCTTCGACGGGATCGACATCGACTGGGAGTACCCGAACGCCTGTGGCCTCTCCTGCGACACCAGCGGGCCCGCCGCGTTCAAGAATCTGATGTCGGCGCTGCGGGCGAAGTTCGGCTCGTCGAACCTCGTCACCGCCGCGATCACGGCCGACGCGAGCAGCGGCGGCAAGATCGACGCCACCGACTACGCGGGCGCGGCACAGTACGTCGACTGGTACAACCCGATGACCTACGACTTCTTCGGCGCCTGGGCGGCCCAGGGCCCGACCGCCCCGCATTCCCCGCTCACCTCGTACACCGGCATCCCGCAGCAGGGCTTCAACACGGACGCGGCGATCACAAAGCTCAAGGGCCTCGGGATCCCGTCCGGCAAGCTGCTGCTCGGCATCGGCTTCTACGGGCGCGGCTGGACCGGCGTGACGCAGGCCGCCCCCGGCGGCACGGCCACCGGGCCCGCACCGGGGACGTACGAGCAGGGCATCGACGACTACAAGGTGCTCAAGACCAAGTGCCCGGCCGGCGGAACGGTCGCGGGCACCGCCTACGCGCACTGCGGGACGCAGTGGTGGAGCTACGACACGCCCGCGACGATCGCCGGGAAGATGGCGTACAAGAACCAGCAGGGCCTGGGAGGCACCTTCTTCTGGGAGCTCAGCGGTGACACGGCCAACGGCGAGCTGATCAAGTCGATCAGCTGAGCCGCAGCGGACCGGAGGGGGCGGGGAACGGGTCGGTTCCCCGCCCCCTCTGTCACAGCGGTCCGGCTGTCACAGCAGTCCGGTCTGGGTGACGAGCATCGCGAAGACGACCACGAGGACCCAGCCCATGATGTGCTCGACGATCTTGGGGCCGTCGTCCTTGGGCCCTCCGGTACGGGCACGGGTGGTGGTTGCGGTGGTCGCGGTCATGGCTGCTCGCTCGGTCGTCGTGGTCGTGGACGTCCTCCGTCGGAGGATGTGACCCGTCCACAGTGCCAGCCGACGCGCCTGCGGGCAGTGACACCGGTCACGGCCCGTGGGCGCAGGCCCCGGTACTGCCGTGGAGCGGAGCCCGTACTGCCGTGGATCAGCGCAGGTGGCGCCGGCGCAGCAGCAGCACGGGCGCCGCCGTGGCGACGGCAACGGCCGCGGCGCCCACCGCCCAGGCCGGACCGGACGCGGTGTCCGCGCCGAGCGCATGGTCCACCGACCAGGGCCCCGGACCGGTCACGGCGATGACGAGCGCCAACGCCCCGTAGACGAACGGGACTTCGTACCCGCCTTGGTGGGCCCAGAACCCGCTGGCGGCGCCGGGCGCGGCCGCGACGATCATCGTGCCCGTGACGATCGCGGCCGCGAGCGGGGTCGCCGCGCCGCAGGCGAGCAGCAGCGCTCCCACGAGCTCGCAGGCGCCGGCGAGCAGGACCAGCGGCTTGCCGGGCCGAAACCCTCAGCTCTCGAAGACCGGCGCGGTGCCGCTGGGGCCCATGCCGCGGAACCAGCCGAGCAGTTTCTGGGCCGCGTGCCCGAACAGCAGCCCCGCCAGCAGCAGACGCAGGAGCAGCAGTCCGGCGCTCATGTCGTGATGTCCGGGTACGGGAGGGAGAAGTGCGCCAGCTGCTCGGCGTACAGCTTCTGGAAGCCCAGCCCCTCGTGGTCGCGCTCGAACATCGCGATGAACAGCGTCAGGGTGAGGAAGGGGTGGGCGCCGAGCTCGAACAGCCTGGGGTGATCGTGGGACGCGAGCGCCTCACGCTCGGCGTCCTCGAACGTCAGCCAGGTCGACGACTCGCCGCTGACGCAGTTGAGGAGGGTGTTGGCCACGTTCGCCTCCCACCACTCGACGGTGCCGCGCGGGTCGTTCCGGTACCGCTCCACCAGTTCGGGGTCGCGGTCGACGGTGTAGAGGAACTTGTTCAGCAGGTACCTGCTCATGCCCGGACTCCCTTCGGGTACCAGGTGAAGTAGGCCTCCATGGTGTGGAACAGGTCGAGGGTGTCGACATGGTCGGCCTTGGCGCCCTCGCCGGCGACGCCCATCATCAGCATGAAGTCCATGAAGCCGTGGGTGGCATTTCCGGGCCGGTGCAGGCTGTCGAGGGTGACCTCGGACAGGCAGCCCTCGATGTCCCCGTCGGCGATCCACTCGACCGCGCGGCGGTCGAACTCCGGGTCGGGTCCGTGGTCGCCGAACTGGCGCGGGCCACCGAGCTCCAGGGACAGGTGCCCGGTGCCGATGACGGCGACGCGCTGGTCCGCCGGCCAGCCCTCGATGATCTCGCGGATGCTCCGCCCCAGTTGGACGAAGCGCTTCGGCTGCGGCAGCGGCGGCGCGAAGATGTTGGTGTAGATCGGCACGATCAGCAGGTCGGCTTCGGGTCGCAGCGTGATGATCGGGCAGGTGATCGAGTGGTCGATCCGCAGCTCGTTGCTGAAGGCCAGGTCGAAGCCGGCGTCGAGGCCCTGGCGCAGGACGTGGGCGGAGAGCTCCTCGTGCCCCTTCAGGAGCATCTTCGGCAGGCCGAACTCGCGCTCCTCGTTGTAGAAGTTCGCGTCGTAGAACGGCGCCTTGCCGACCAGAAACTGCGGCATGTTGTCCAGCCACAGCTGGTGGAAGTGGTCGGATCCGACCATGACCAGCACATCGGGGCGGGCCCGGGTCAGGGTCTCCCGGAATCTCTCGATCTTCGCGACCCATTCGTCGGCGAACGGCGGTCGGTCCTCGCCGGTCGCCATGCTGGCCCGGTAGTAGAAGGGATGATGGGTCGAGGCGATGACCGCAACCAGCTCTGCCATGGTGATTCCTTCATCGGCTGCCATATCGGGTGCTCTGACTGGTGCTGCGTAGTGCGTCGTCCGGTGGTGTCGTCCCGTGCCGTCGTCCCGTGCCGTCGTCCGGTGCTGTCGTCCGGTCCGCTTGTTCGGCGGGGTGCCGGTGCCCGAAGGACCGCCCCGCGGGTCAGTCGCCCGGCGGGGCGACGTACCGGGCGTTGCGGTCGACGGACAGGTAGACGTCCATTCCGAGGGGTGAGCGCTGCTCCTCGGCGAGGTGACCCAGGAGACCGGCCGCCCGCGCCAGTAGCGCGAAGCCGCGCAACAGGCCGATGGGCAGGCCGAGATCGGCCAGGGCCGCACCGCACACCCCGGCGCCGTTGAGCGGGAGGGTGCGGCCGAGGACCTCCGGGTGGACCCGGCCGACGGCCTCGAACAGCCGCAGGTGCGGACCCTTGAGCCCGTTCTCCTCGGCGATCCCCAGCAGCACCGGTGTCCGGGGTCCTGGACCTTGTGGACGGGGTGCCCGAGTCCCGGGACGAGCCGCCGCTGCGACCGGGCCGCCCGCACCGTCTCCAGCGCCAGCTCGTCCCAGCCCGTGTCGTCGCCGTCGGCGGGCAGCCGTCCCTCGTGCGCGGGTCACGACCTCGTGCAGGAACGCGCCGCAGTCCTCGGTCACCCCGAGGAAGCGCGAGCCGCCGCCGAGCAGACCGGCCGCGAGCGCCCCCTGCACGGAGTCCGGAGCGGACAGGTACGTCAGCCGGGCCGCGATCGCGGTCGGGGTGAATCCGTGGTCGGCCAGGGCGACGAGGACGGCCTCGAAGACGCGGACCTCGCCCGGTTCCGGGCGGCGCTGGGTGACCAGCCACAAGGCCAGCTCACCGAAGCCGACCTTGCCCATCAGCTCGCCGGCCAGGTCGTGGCCGAGCAGGGTGATGGTGCTGGCGTCCGACGTGCCCAGCGAGGTCGGGTACGAGGGCGGGTACTGCGGCGGTCGGCCGGTCGCCGGTCGCTCCACGGTGCTGCTCCTTCGGTCCGGGGCCGGCAGCGGCCTCGACGGGTTCGGCGACTGTTCAGCCGCGCGGGGCCGCGAGCCAGGCGCGCAGCTCGGCGCCATGCGCGTCCAGGCCCGGCGGGGGCAGCCGGTAGCGCGGCGGAGTGACCGAGAACGAGATCGGATGCCGCACCGTCGGTACGGCCGCGTCCCCCTCGCCGACGACGACCACCGGGTCGAGGCCCACTTCCTCGGCGAACGCGACGCCTTCGTCGATGGTGTTGATGGGCGCGCACGGCACACCCGCGGCGAGCAGCTCGTGGAACAGGTCCTTCTTGGTGCGCGTTGCCAGGCGCTCCACCAGCAGTGGCCGCAGCTCTGCGCGATGGGCGGTGCGGTCCTGGTTGCGGGCGAAGCGCGGGTCGCCCGGGAGGTCGGGGACCCCGAGCACCTCGCACAGCCTCGCGAACTGGCCGTCGTTGCCGGCGATGACGATGAGTTCGCCGTCGGCGACGGGCAGCGGCTCGTACGGGAACAGACTCGGGTGGGCGTTGCCCATCCGGTGGGGGACGTCGCCGCCCGCCACATAGGCGCTGGAGTGGTTGACCAGGCCGGAGAGCGCGGACGAGAGCAGGTTGACCTCGATGTGCTGGCCGGTGCCGGTCAGGTCGCGGTGGTGCAGGGCGGCGAGGATGCCGATCGTGGCGTGCAGGGCTGGTCTCCGGTGTCGGCGAAGGG from Streptomyces formicae includes these protein-coding regions:
- a CDS encoding amidohydrolase produces the protein MSESATQAEHRTVLLRGGDVHSPADPFATAMVVERGHIAWVGSEGAADAFASGVDEVVDLEGALVTPAFVDAHVHTTATGLALTGLDLSGAASLAEAAQRIRAYAAARPGDRILIGHGWDASRWPEQRPPRRDELDELTGGRPLYLTRIDVHSAVVTTALLDLVPGVRDRTGFHEAQPLTGDAHHAVRATAYAAVSPEQRAGAQRAALRRAASLGIGTVHECAGPDITSEDDFTGLLKTAADEAGPRVVGYWADTDVERALALGAAGAAGDLFADGSLGSHTACLHEPYADAAHSGVAHLDAAAVAAHVTACTEAGIQAGFHAIGDRAISNVVEGVRAAAAALGLARVRAARHRVEHAEVLTPETVAAFAELGLTASVQPAFDAAWGGDTGMYAERLGIERARTLNPYAALLRAGVPLAFGSDSPVTPLDPWGTVRAAAFHRTPEHRISVRAAFTAHTRGGWRAVGRDDAGILVPGAPADYAVWRTGELVVQAPDDRVARWSTDPRSGTPGLPDLTPGTALPECLRTVVFGQTVYVRPNE
- a CDS encoding Lrp/AsnC family transcriptional regulator — its product is MEELDRQIVELLVKDGRMSYTDLGKATGLSTSAVHQRVRRLEQRGVIRGYAAVVDPEEVGLPLTAFISVKPFDPSAPDDIAERLAGVPEIEACHSVAGDENYILKVRVGTPLALEELLSQIRSLAGVSTRTTVVLSTPYEARPPRI
- a CDS encoding acyl-CoA dehydrogenase family protein; this translates as MPDRAPHPVDRTLPTEEARDLIALVREIVQREIAPRAAEEEDAGHFPREIFSLLSDSGLLGLPYDSAYGGGDQPYEVYLQVLEELAAARLTVGLGVSVHSLACHALAQYGTKEQQAEHLPAMLAGGLLGAYCLSEPSSGSDAASLRTKAVRDGDDWVITGTKAWITHGGVADFYTVLARSGGEGARGVTAYLVPGDAEGLGAAAPEKKMGMKGSPTAQLHFDGVRVPDARRIGEEGQGFAIALSALDSGRLGIAACAVGIAQAALDEAVAYATGRQQFGRPIADFQGLRFMLADMATKVEAGRALYLAAARLRDAGRPFSRQAAMAKLFCTDAAMQVTTDAVQILGGYGYTADFPVERLMREAKVLQIVEGTNQIQRMVIARHLAGPESR
- a CDS encoding glycoside hydrolase family 18 protein, whose amino-acid sequence is MLGSPPPHRRFRALIATVCTAVLGAGLLGGVGTATAGSATPDTAPAAAAAAAPRAGSNVVGYFTNWGVYDRNYHVKNIQTSGSAAKLTHINYAFGNVTGGRCVIGDAFADHEKTYTADQSVDGVADTWDQPLRGSFNQLRKLKKLNPHLKVIWSFGGWTWSGGFTEAARNPAAFADSCHSLVEDPRWADVFDGIDIDWEYPNACGLSCDTSGPAAFKNLMSALRAKFGSSNLVTAAITADASSGGKIDATDYAGAAQYVDWYNPMTYDFFGAWAAQGPTAPHSPLTSYTGIPQQGFNTDAAITKLKGLGIPSGKLLLGIGFYGRGWTGVTQAAPGGTATGPAPGTYEQGIDDYKVLKTKCPAGGTVAGTAYAHCGTQWWSYDTPATIAGKMAYKNQQGLGGTFFWELSGDTANGELIKSIS
- a CDS encoding SCO1431 family membrane protein, encoding MTATTATTTRARTGGPKDDGPKIVEHIMGWVLVVVFAMLVTQTGLL
- a CDS encoding DoxX family membrane protein, encoding MSAGLLLLRLLLAGLLFGHAAQKLLGWFRGMGPSGTAPVFES
- a CDS encoding extradiol ring-cleavage dioxygenase, which produces MAELVAVIASTHHPFYYRASMATGEDRPPFADEWVAKIERFRETLTRARPDVLVMVGSDHFHQLWLDNMPQFLVGKAPFYDANFYNEEREFGLPKMLLKGHEELSAHVLRQGLDAGFDLAFSNELRIDHSITCPIITLRPEADLLIVPIYTNIFAPPLPQPKRFVQLGRSIREIIEGWPADQRVAVIGTGHLSLELGGPRQFGDHGPDPEFDRRAVEWIADGDIEGCLSEVTLDSLHRPGNATHGFMDFMLMMGVAGEGAKADHVDTLDLFHTMEAYFTWYPKGVRA
- a CDS encoding citryl-CoA lyase; this translates as MERPATGRPPQYPPSYPTSLGTSDASTITLLGHDLAGELMGKVGFGELALWLVTQRRPEPGEVRVFEAVLVALADHGFTPTAIAARLTYLSAPDSVQGALAAGLLGGGSRFLGVTEDCGAFLHEVVTRARGTAARRRRRHGLGRAGAGDGAGGPVAAAARPGTRAPRPQGPGPRTPVLLGIAEENGLKGPHLRLFEAVGRVHPEVLGRTLPLNGAGVCGAALADLGLPIGLLRGFALLARAAGLLGHLAEEQRSPLGMDVYLSVDRNARYVAPPGD
- a CDS encoding CaiB/BaiF CoA-transferase family protein → MHATIGILAALHHRDLTGTGQHIEVNLLSSALSGLVNHSSAYVAGGDVPHRMGNAHPSLFPYEPLPVADGELIVIAGNDGQFARLCEVLGVPDLPGDPRFARNQDRTAHRAELRPLLVERLATRTKKDLFHELLAAGVPCAPINTIDEGVAFAEEVGLDPVVVVGEGDAAVPTVRHPISFSVTPPRYRLPPPGLDAHGAELRAWLAAPRG